From a region of the Arachis ipaensis cultivar K30076 chromosome B09, Araip1.1, whole genome shotgun sequence genome:
- the LOC110266229 gene encoding uncharacterized protein LOC110266229, with protein sequence MESDHLKYHGRCKEFGKGCTWMIRISLRARSRTWEVRRYDRPHKCLATSISSDHRQLDYHVICVKIFSLVRANAAVSIKMLQEATEGTYGFRPTYRKTWLAKQKAVAQIYEDWKESYAELPHWILGVQSTMEGTVALLKMSPVRVGDDVDDSTIIDGTHLYSKYGGTLLLAIAQDGNSNILPIAFSLVEGKNAKSWSFFLTNLRQHMTPQQGILVISDRHNGIKAALENPNSGWLPPHAYRAFCIRHVAANFTLSFKGTDAKCLLVNAAYAKTEAEFHYWFDIIHTENPAMCDWANRIEYDKWT encoded by the exons ATGGAGTCGGATCATCTTAAGTACCATGGGAGATGCAAGGAGTTCGGGAAGGGTTGCACGTGGATGATTCGCATCAGCCTTCGAGCGCGGAGTCGAACCTGGGAGGTTCGACGGTACGACAGACCACACAAATGCTTGGCTACATCGATATCAAGCGACCACCGACAACTTGATTATCATGTGATCTGTGTGAAAATCTTTTCTCTGGTTCGAGCCAATGCGGCGGTATCGATAAAGATGTTGCAAGAAGCTACCGAAGGAACGTACGGGTTCAGGCCAACTTATAGGAAGACGTGGTTGGCAAAACAGAAGGCGGTAGCACAAATATACGAGGACTGGAAAGAGTCCTATGCCGAGCTACCTCATTGGATCCTTGGTGTGCAGTCTACCATGGAGGGGACGGTTGCCTTGTTGAAGATGTCTCCGGTTCGAGTCGGTGATGACGTTGATGACTCAACCAT CATAGACGGTACTCATCTGTATAGCAAGTATGGAGGGACTTTGCTCCTGGCCATCGCTCAAGATGGGAACTCCAACATCTTGCCTATTGCTTTCAGTCTCGTGGAGGGAAAAAATGCCAAGTCGTGGTCTTTCTTCCTGACCAACCTGCGCCAACATATGACTCCACAACAGGGGATACTGGTAATCTCAGATAGGCACAACGGCATCAAGGCTGCACTAGAGAACCCTAACAGTGGGTGGTTACCCCCTCATGCGTACCGAGCATTTTGTATTCGTCATGTTGCAGCTAACTTCACACTCAGTTTCAAGGGCACGGATGCAAAGTGTTTGCTTGTGAACGCTGCTTATGCGAAGACTGAGGCAGAGTTTCACTATTGGTTTGATATAATACATACCGAGAATCCGGCAATGTGTGATTGGGCGAACAGAATAGAATACGATAAGTGGACTTAG